One window from the genome of Anaerococcus sp. Marseille-Q7828 encodes:
- the rpsU gene encoding 30S ribosomal protein S21, with protein sequence MTEIRVGENESIDSAIKRFKRQCARSGVLSEYRRREHYEKPSVIRKKKNDAAKRKNRKKK encoded by the coding sequence ATGACAGAGATCAGAGTTGGAGAAAACGAATCAATCGATAGTGCAATTAAAAGATTCAAAAGACAATGCGCAAGATCCGGTGTACTTTCTGAATACAGAAGAAGAGAACACTACGAAAAACCAAGCGTTATCAGAAAGAAAAAAAATGACGCTGCTAAAAGAAAAAACAGAAAAAAGAAATAA
- the rpmG gene encoding 50S ribosomal protein L33 has product MADKVKLACTECKNRNYDTTKNKKTNQERLELRKYCPFCKKHTVHKETK; this is encoded by the coding sequence ATGGCAGATAAAGTTAAGTTAGCATGTACTGAATGCAAAAACAGAAACTACGATACCACAAAAAACAAAAAGACTAATCAAGAAAGATTAGAACTTAGAAAATATTGTCCTTTCTGTAAAAAACATACAGTTCACAAAGAAACAAAATAG
- a CDS encoding aspartate 1-decarboxylase (aspartate alpha-decarboxylase): MRDYKTEREINPKECVLVSHGRVYTKESFISFDTSKLEDYPPEVYYDRDDNFLGKMYDEGVFILPDIEDIIIEYMDQTYSNHDMEDIREFLLKKRIEFYQKLEENTVDK; this comes from the coding sequence ATGAGAGATTATAAAACAGAACGTGAAATAAATCCCAAAGAGTGTGTCCTAGTTAGCCATGGTAGGGTCTATACTAAGGAAAGCTTTATAAGCTTTGATACCAGCAAACTAGAAGATTACCCACCAGAAGTCTACTATGATAGGGATGATAATTTCCTTGGCAAGATGTATGACGAGGGAGTATTTATTCTGCCTGACATAGAAGATATTATAATAGAATATATGGACCAAACTTATTCAAACCACGATATGGAAGACATAAGAGAATTTCTTCTTAAGAAAAGAATCGAATTTTACCAAAAATTAGAAGAAAATACTGTTGACAAATAG
- a CDS encoding aldehyde dehydrogenase family protein has protein sequence MNINELNNEKLYIDGQFVDASSGEFIDVENPATEEIIAKIPSASKEDIDKACNAAYEAFKTYSKTSLDERIAYMEKLKDWIVNHQDNFDEIILLELGIPKHIGHDSQVKTQIERIETFIKEVKNIKTEEEYEGGLLLREPIGVVASITPWNYPLGQIVQKVIPALLSGCTVVQKPATATPLTAYLFTKALDEIGLPKGVFNLITGQGSEVGDVLNKHPKVAMVSYTGSIKGGGQAAGLAMESAKKVVLELGGKSPAVFLKGADIKKGVKQVLDTVYRNVGQTCSCLSRAVVVEEIYDQVVEEFKKQYENYPAGDPREESTVVGPLSSRKQFERVQKYVNIGLDEGANLLKGEAIEKNGSGYFVKPVIFTDVKPGMTIHDEEIFGPVLSIIKVKDKNEAIEVANAVEYGLSSAVFGEDDEALEVAREIRAGECYVNGGAKGPNLPFGGYKQSGVGREGGIHGLLEYYELKSVYKK, from the coding sequence ATGAATATAAATGAATTAAATAATGAAAAATTATATATAGATGGCCAATTTGTAGACGCATCAAGCGGAGAATTCATTGATGTAGAAAATCCTGCAACAGAAGAAATCATAGCAAAGATTCCTTCTGCAAGCAAAGAAGATATAGACAAAGCTTGTAATGCAGCCTATGAGGCCTTCAAAACTTACTCAAAGACTAGCCTTGATGAGAGAATTGCCTATATGGAAAAGCTAAAGGATTGGATAGTTAATCACCAAGATAACTTTGACGAGATTATCCTCCTAGAGCTTGGTATTCCAAAACACATAGGTCACGATTCTCAAGTCAAAACTCAAATCGAACGAATCGAAACTTTTATAAAAGAAGTTAAAAATATCAAAACAGAAGAAGAATATGAAGGCGGACTTTTACTACGTGAACCAATTGGTGTAGTAGCATCAATCACCCCATGGAACTACCCACTCGGACAAATCGTTCAAAAAGTAATCCCTGCCCTCTTGTCAGGCTGTACAGTTGTTCAAAAACCAGCAACTGCAACCCCACTAACAGCTTACCTATTTACCAAGGCCCTAGATGAAATTGGACTTCCAAAGGGAGTATTTAACCTAATCACAGGCCAAGGTTCTGAGGTTGGAGATGTCCTAAACAAGCATCCAAAAGTAGCCATGGTTTCATACACTGGATCTATAAAAGGTGGTGGCCAAGCAGCAGGCCTTGCTATGGAATCTGCCAAAAAAGTTGTCCTAGAACTAGGTGGCAAGTCCCCAGCAGTATTCTTAAAGGGAGCTGACATTAAAAAGGGTGTCAAACAAGTCCTAGACACAGTTTATAGAAATGTAGGCCAAACCTGTTCCTGCTTATCTCGTGCTGTAGTTGTTGAAGAAATTTATGATCAAGTAGTAGAAGAATTCAAAAAACAATATGAAAATTATCCGGCAGGAGATCCAAGAGAAGAAAGCACTGTAGTAGGCCCACTATCCAGCCGAAAGCAATTTGAAAGAGTTCAAAAATACGTAAATATCGGTCTTGACGAAGGCGCTAATCTTCTAAAAGGAGAAGCCATAGAAAAGAATGGCTCTGGATATTTTGTAAAACCAGTAATATTTACAGATGTTAAGCCTGGTATGACTATCCACGATGAAGAAATCTTTGGACCAGTCCTTTCAATTATCAAGGTTAAAGATAAAAATGAAGCCATAGAAGTAGCAAATGCAGTAGAATACGGCCTATCTTCAGCGGTATTTGGCGAAGATGATGAAGCCTTGGAAGTTGCAAGAGAAATTAGAGCTGGCGAATGCTATGTAAATGGCGGAGCTAAAGGCCCTAACCTACCATTTGGTGGCTACAAACAATCTGGAGTCGGCAGAGAAGGCGGCATCCACGGTCTATTAGAATACTACGAACTTAAATCAGTTTATAAAAAATAA
- the rsmI gene encoding 16S rRNA (cytidine(1402)-2'-O)-methyltransferase has translation MDYQIYFIPTPIGNLEDMTIRAINTLKEVDIIACEDTRESRKLLDYFDIKKELTSYHKFNELAKSEEIIENCKNGMTYGIITDQGMPGISDPGHILIKKCQEFGIRYTILPGASSILTALVGSGIENNSFIYYGFIPKKQGDKEKLYQELKEQTRTSILFDTPHNIGKTIEDFKKIFPERKLCIARELTKKFEEYYIEEISKINIDELTLKGEFVLVLSGGEEIKNQSIEDFEGEIKAYIKQGLRTKEITKIIKNKSSFNKNEIYEYVLTLSK, from the coding sequence ATGGACTATCAAATATACTTTATCCCAACACCTATTGGAAATCTTGAAGATATGACCATTAGAGCTATCAACACCCTAAAGGAAGTAGACATTATCGCCTGCGAAGATACCAGAGAAAGCAGGAAGCTATTAGATTATTTTGATATAAAAAAAGAACTCACTTCCTACCATAAGTTTAATGAACTAGCAAAAAGTGAAGAAATAATTGAAAATTGCAAAAATGGTATGACCTATGGAATAATCACCGACCAAGGAATGCCAGGTATCTCGGACCCTGGCCATATACTGATCAAAAAATGCCAAGAATTTGGCATAAGATACACTATTTTGCCAGGAGCAAGCTCAATACTCACAGCACTCGTTGGCTCGGGTATAGAAAACAATTCCTTTATTTATTACGGATTTATTCCCAAAAAACAAGGGGACAAAGAAAAACTCTACCAGGAGCTAAAAGAGCAGACTCGCACTAGTATTTTATTTGACACTCCCCACAACATAGGAAAAACTATAGAAGATTTTAAGAAAATTTTCCCAGAAAGAAAACTTTGCATAGCCCGAGAGCTTACAAAGAAATTCGAAGAATATTATATAGAAGAAATCAGCAAAATTAACATAGACGAATTGACCTTGAAGGGTGAATTTGTCCTAGTCTTATCGGGAGGAGAAGAAATAAAAAATCAATCTATAGAAGATTTTGAAGGGGAAATAAAAGCCTATATCAAACAAGGTCTTCGCACCAAAGAGATTACAAAGATTATAAAAAATAAGTCTTCCTTTAATAAGAATGAAATATATGAATATGTTTTGACTTTATCAAAATAA
- a CDS encoding NAD(P)-dependent oxidoreductase: protein MKIAFFKTHHLAYDYVKEWENENKIKVDIIDEKLSPDNLDILADYDGLAMTLPKNFDNSIYEKLHGLGIKQIALTSVGYNIFDLEKARENDIIITNVPDYSPESIAEFTIMMILKALKKDKEIQKNLRDNDYRQKANILGQTFKGKTLGIYGLGRIGQDVAKIAKSFGANVVTYSSRGKKDIDGVTFLSSYDELFEKSDIITIHSALTEENYHFFDKKAFVKMKDGAMIFNSARGGLINTEDLLEAIDSGKIAFAGLDVYENEKVINGKKDPNYQDDIIDRLLSNDRVDYYPHITYLTNTSLENQVKYALNAVVEVLETGDSKNTIN, encoded by the coding sequence ATGAAAATAGCATTTTTTAAAACCCACCACCTTGCCTATGACTATGTCAAGGAGTGGGAAAATGAAAATAAGATAAAAGTTGATATAATTGACGAGAAACTCAGCCCAGATAATTTGGATATATTGGCTGATTACGATGGCCTTGCAATGACCTTACCCAAAAACTTTGACAATTCTATTTACGAGAAATTACATGGACTAGGTATCAAGCAGATTGCCTTAACATCTGTAGGCTATAATATCTTTGACCTTGAAAAAGCAAGGGAAAATGACATCATCATAACTAATGTTCCAGACTATTCTCCAGAATCTATAGCGGAATTTACCATAATGATGATACTAAAGGCACTAAAGAAAGATAAAGAAATTCAAAAAAACTTAAGGGATAATGACTATAGGCAAAAGGCAAATATCCTAGGACAAACATTTAAGGGCAAGACTTTGGGCATCTATGGCCTTGGAAGAATTGGGCAAGATGTAGCAAAGATTGCAAAGTCCTTTGGAGCAAATGTAGTTACTTACAGCTCTCGTGGCAAAAAAGATATTGATGGAGTGACATTTTTATCTTCCTATGATGAGCTTTTTGAAAAGTCAGATATCATAACAATTCATTCAGCTCTTACAGAGGAAAACTATCATTTCTTTGATAAAAAAGCTTTTGTCAAGATGAAAGATGGAGCAATGATATTTAATTCGGCTAGGGGAGGTCTTATCAATACAGAAGACTTGCTCGAAGCCATTGATAGTGGAAAGATTGCCTTTGCTGGCCTTGATGTCTATGAAAATGAGAAAGTTATAAATGGCAAAAAAGACCCAAACTACCAAGATGATATTATTGACAGGCTTTTGTCAAATGATAGGGTCGACTACTATCCTCACATAACATATCTGACCAATACATCCCTAGAAAACCAAGTCAAATACGCATTAAATGCAGTAGTAGAAGTCTTGGAAACAGGAGATAGTAAAAATACGATTAATTAA
- the secE gene encoding preprotein translocase subunit SecE, with amino-acid sequence MAKAKKNEGFFASTKKERKKIQWPSKEITFQYTGLVLLISAITGVVIYLLDKLFAFLLGFII; translated from the coding sequence ATGGCTAAGGCTAAGAAAAACGAAGGATTTTTCGCATCTACTAAAAAGGAAAGAAAAAAAATCCAATGGCCAAGTAAGGAAATCACTTTTCAATACACAGGCCTAGTACTATTAATCAGTGCTATCACTGGTGTAGTTATTTACTTACTAGACAAATTGTTTGCTTTCCTATTAGGATTTATTATTTAG
- a CDS encoding methyltransferase: protein MRKLDYIPKTKIKMIHVDKSYSFGIDSILLMDFAKMRSGKTLIDIGAGSGILALGANSLYNLREVMAIEIQEEKARLLEENIALNNLNNIKVINDDLNNVEIAENSYDYIITNPPYYKICDNISNKSEEFLISRQEKYLKLNDIFKFANKSLKDRGKLFMIHKPERMVDIFTQSGNLKAKRVRFVSSTYDKKPEFILIEFVKNANDGLKIEKPLIIYEDGQYSQEVKEINGIEE from the coding sequence ATGAGAAAATTAGATTACATACCAAAAACAAAAATAAAAATGATACATGTAGATAAGTCTTATTCCTTTGGCATAGATTCAATACTGCTGATGGATTTTGCCAAGATGAGGTCTGGTAAAACATTGATAGATATAGGAGCAGGATCTGGAATCCTTGCCCTTGGGGCCAATAGCCTTTATAATTTGAGGGAAGTTATGGCAATAGAAATCCAAGAAGAAAAGGCAAGGCTTCTAGAAGAAAATATCGCCCTAAATAATCTTAATAATATAAAAGTGATTAACGATGATTTAAATAATGTAGAAATTGCAGAAAATTCCTACGATTACATCATCACCAATCCCCCATATTACAAGATTTGTGATAATATATCCAACAAAAGTGAGGAATTTCTAATCTCTCGCCAGGAAAAATATCTCAAACTTAACGATATATTCAAATTTGCCAACAAGAGTCTAAAGGATAGGGGAAAATTATTTATGATTCACAAACCAGAACGCATGGTTGATATATTTACTCAATCCGGCAATTTAAAGGCCAAAAGAGTCCGCTTTGTCTCTTCCACTTACGATAAAAAACCAGAATTTATCCTCATAGAATTTGTAAAGAATGCAAATGACGGTCTAAAAATTGAAAAACCCTTGATTATCTACGAAGATGGTCAATATAGCCAAGAAGTTAAAGAAATAAACGGCATAGAAGAATAA
- the nusG gene encoding transcription termination/antitermination protein NusG — MSDKNESLEENTVEDTVETEESNDKAKWYVVHTYTGYENRVCDKIRSMIENEQNPDIVDVTVPTEEYVEIKNDQKKVKTRKLFPGYVMVKMNITNKSWYIIRNTQGVTGFVGPDRKPVPLTPQEVRKFGVKEEKVVLDIDVNVGDDVNIIAGPFKDFVGRVTEIDKEKQTIKAFVDIFGRDTSIDLEYSDIETI; from the coding sequence ATGTCAGATAAAAATGAATCTTTAGAAGAAAATACAGTAGAAGATACTGTAGAAACAGAAGAATCTAACGATAAGGCAAAATGGTATGTAGTCCATACCTATACCGGCTATGAAAACAGGGTTTGTGATAAGATTAGATCAATGATCGAAAACGAACAAAACCCAGATATAGTCGATGTAACAGTGCCAACAGAAGAATACGTAGAGATTAAAAACGATCAGAAAAAAGTAAAAACTAGAAAATTATTCCCAGGATACGTAATGGTAAAGATGAATATCACCAACAAAAGCTGGTATATCATCAGAAATACCCAAGGAGTTACAGGCTTTGTAGGTCCAGATAGGAAACCTGTTCCACTAACACCACAAGAAGTGAGAAAGTTTGGTGTCAAAGAAGAGAAGGTAGTCCTAGACATAGACGTAAATGTGGGAGACGATGTAAATATCATTGCAGGTCCATTCAAGGACTTTGTAGGAAGAGTTACAGAGATTGACAAGGAGAAACAAACTATCAAAGCCTTTGTAGATATCTTTGGTAGGGATACATCAATCGATCTTGAATATTCAGATATTGAAAC
- the glmM gene encoding phosphoglucosamine mutase → MKYFGTDGFRGEANKDLNVYHAFKIGRFLGDYFNKDKGFAGKIVIGKDTRRSSYMFEDALAAGITSSGSNAHLLHVTTTPSVSYIVRSEDFDCGVMITASHNPYQDNGIKIINSKGEKMEDEFLEELEAYIDADIEDIPLAQGDKIGRTVDFIGGRNRYIAFLIQTVDKSFEGIKVGLDCANGASFTIAKPVYDALGADTYVINDRPNGFNINVDAGSTHIEYMQKFVRENKLDIGFAFDGDADRCIAVDSDGNVVDGDAILYICGKHLKDEGKLESNTIATTIMSNIGLYKALDNIGIDYVKTKVGDKYVHLAMDEQGLELGGEQSGHIIFSKYANTGDGILTSLRIMEAMIDQKTDLKSLTRDLKIYPQVLVNVRVKDKEESLSNEKLNAKIDQITKELGDSGRVLVRASGTEPLIRVMVEASTNELAETYANQIKDEMVNLGLAL, encoded by the coding sequence ATGAAATATTTTGGAACTGATGGATTTAGGGGAGAGGCAAACAAGGATTTGAATGTCTACCATGCTTTTAAAATCGGAAGATTTTTGGGAGACTACTTCAACAAAGACAAGGGTTTTGCCGGCAAGATTGTTATAGGTAAGGACACCAGACGTTCTTCTTATATGTTCGAAGATGCACTTGCAGCTGGTATAACCTCATCTGGATCAAATGCCCACCTGCTCCACGTTACAACAACTCCTTCTGTATCATATATAGTAAGAAGTGAAGATTTTGATTGTGGTGTAATGATCACTGCAAGCCACAATCCATACCAAGACAATGGTATCAAGATAATAAATTCCAAGGGTGAAAAAATGGAAGATGAATTCTTGGAAGAATTGGAAGCATACATAGATGCTGACATCGAGGATATACCACTAGCCCAAGGAGATAAGATAGGTAGGACAGTAGACTTCATAGGTGGCCGTAATAGATATATTGCCTTTCTAATCCAAACTGTAGATAAGTCCTTTGAAGGCATAAAAGTTGGTCTAGATTGTGCTAATGGAGCAAGCTTTACCATAGCAAAACCTGTATATGATGCACTTGGTGCTGATACCTATGTAATAAACGACAGACCAAATGGTTTTAACATAAATGTAGATGCTGGATCAACCCACATAGAATATATGCAAAAATTTGTTAGAGAAAATAAGCTTGACATAGGCTTTGCCTTTGATGGAGATGCAGATAGGTGTATAGCAGTTGACTCAGATGGAAATGTAGTTGATGGCGATGCTATCCTTTATATATGTGGTAAACACTTAAAAGATGAGGGAAAACTAGAAAGTAATACCATAGCAACTACTATTATGTCAAATATCGGTCTATACAAGGCTTTGGATAATATAGGCATAGACTATGTAAAAACCAAAGTAGGGGACAAATACGTTCACCTAGCCATGGATGAACAAGGATTAGAATTAGGTGGAGAACAATCTGGACATATAATATTTTCCAAATACGCCAACACAGGCGATGGAATCTTAACATCACTTAGAATCATGGAAGCTATGATTGATCAAAAAACTGACCTAAAATCCCTAACAAGAGACCTTAAAATCTACCCACAAGTTCTAGTAAATGTAAGGGTTAAAGATAAAGAAGAAAGTCTATCCAATGAAAAGCTAAATGCAAAAATCGATCAGATTACCAAAGAACTTGGAGATTCTGGTAGGGTTTTGGTAAGGGCATCTGGTACAGAACCACTCATTAGGGTTATGGTTGAGGCAAGTACAAATGAGCTTGCAGAAACTTATGCAAATCAAATTAAAGATGAAATGGTTAATCTTGGATTGGCCCTCTAG
- a CDS encoding histidine triad nucleotide-binding protein — MDCVFCKIAAGEIPTEAIYEDENLIAFNDLDPQAPIHFLVIPKKHITSLATLDEADSALISQIMLTIAKLAKDKGLEGYRVVTNIGEEGGQSVPHLHFHVLGGRSFNWPPG; from the coding sequence ATGGATTGTGTATTTTGCAAGATTGCAGCAGGAGAAATTCCTACTGAGGCGATCTACGAAGATGAAAATTTAATTGCATTTAATGATCTAGATCCACAAGCACCTATCCATTTTCTTGTTATACCAAAAAAGCACATAACAAGTTTAGCTACGCTTGATGAAGCTGACAGTGCTCTTATAAGCCAAATTATGCTAACTATAGCAAAACTTGCCAAAGATAAAGGCCTAGAAGGCTACAGAGTTGTCACAAACATCGGCGAAGAAGGGGGACAAAGCGTTCCTCACTTGCATTTTCATGTACTAGGCGGCAGATCATTTAACTGGCCACCAGGCTGA